In one Ictalurus furcatus strain D&B chromosome 28, Billie_1.0, whole genome shotgun sequence genomic region, the following are encoded:
- the fbxw2 gene encoding F-box/WD repeat-containing protein 2 isoform X1 codes for MEWCEFRSRAMKHKISQPSIGSRPHVPMEKEAFEGWLESVSTSFLALNDQQRNHLLDHLISLSGAVQLRHLSNGLEALLKRDFLRLLPLELAFYLLRWLDPQTLLTCCLVCKQWNKVVNTCTEVWQGVCRDLGWRIDDSIQDAGHWKRVYLKAKRRMKQLQEEDAFETSSLIGHSARVYALYYKDGLLCTGSDDLSAKLWDVRTGQCIYGIQTHTCATVKFDEQKLVTGSFDNTIACWEWSTGAKIQQFRGHTGAVFSVDYNDELDTLVSGSADFTVKVWALSAGACLNTLTGHTEWVTKVLLQKSQVESMMHSPGDYILLSADKYEIKVWPIGREINCTCLKTLSVSEDRSVCLQPRLQFDGRYIVCSSDLGVYQWDFASFDVLRVIKPHQDPASPSLLSFGEVFALLFDNHHLYVMDLRTEAITGRWPLPAYRKSKRGSSFLPGITSWLNGFDGKNDAGLVFATSMPDHSIHLVLWKENG; via the exons ATGGAGTGGTGTGAATTCAGGAGTAGAGCTATGAAGCATAAGATCTCACAGCCAAGCATAG GTAGTCGCCCTCATGTGCCCATGGAGAAGGAGGCCTTCGAGGGATGGCTGGAGTCGGTCTCCACCTCCTTCTTGGCACTGAATGACCAGCAACGCAATCATCTGCTGGACCACCTGATCTCTCTGAGTGGCGCAGTTCAACTCCGGCACCTTTCCAATGGACTGGAGGCACTGCTGAAGCGTGACTTCCTGCGCCTCTTACCCCTGGAGCTGGCCTTCTACCTGCTGCGCTGGCTTGACCCTCAGACGCTGCTCACTTGCTGCTTGGTATGCAAGCAATGGAACAAAGTAGTCAACACCTGCACTGAAGTGTGGCAAGGTGTGTGTAGAGACCTGGGCTGGCGAATCGACGACTCCATCCAGGATGCTGGCCACTGGAAACGCGTCTACCTTAAGGCCAAGCGTCGCATGAAACAGCTGCAAGAGGAGGATGCATTTGAGACCAGCTCCTTGATTGGGCACAGCGCTCGAGTGTATGCCTTGTACTACAAGGATGGCCTCCTCTGCACAG GTTCTGATGACCTGTCAGCCAAACTGTGGGATGTCCGCACTGGCCAGTGTATCTACGGCATCCAGACACACACCTGTGCTACTGTGAAGTTTGATGAGCAAAAACTAGTGACGGGGTCATTTGACAACACCATTGCATGCTGGGAATGGAGTACAGGCGCCAAAATCCAGCAGTTCCGTGGACACACTGGTGCAG tGTTCAGCGTAGACTACAATGATGAGTTGGACACACTGGTAAGCGGTTCTGCAGACTTTACTGTCAAAGTGTGGGCTCTGTCAGCCGGAGCATGTCTCAACACCCTCACTGGGCACACGGAGTGGGTTACTAAG GTACTACTTCAGAAAAGCCAAGTTGAGTCCATGATGCACAGTCCTGGGGACTACATCTTACTGAGTGCAGATAAATATGAAATCAAG GTGTGGCCTATAGGGAGAGAGATCAACTGTACGTGCTTAAAGACTCTGTCCGTGTCTGAGGATCGCAGTGTCTGTCTGCAGCCCCGTCTACAGTTTGATGGCCGCTACATTGTCTGCAGTTCAGACCTTGGTGTCTACCAGTGGGACTTTGCCAGTTTTGATGTGCTAAG AGTTATCAAACCACATCAAGACCCAGCCAGTCCCTCCCTTCTAAGCTTTGGTGAGGTATTCGCTCTACTGTTTGACAACCACCACTTGTATGTAATGGACCTGAGGACTGAAGCCATCACAGGCCGTTGGCCGCTGCCAGCCTACCGCAAATCCAAAAGAggctccagtttccttccaggAATCACCTCATGGCTCAATGGCTTTGACGGCAAGAACGATGCCGGCCTGGTGTTCGCCACCAGCATGCCGGACCATAGCATTCATCTGGTTCTGTGGAAGGAGAACGGCTGA
- the fbxw2 gene encoding F-box/WD repeat-containing protein 2 isoform X2, producing the protein MEKEAFEGWLESVSTSFLALNDQQRNHLLDHLISLSGAVQLRHLSNGLEALLKRDFLRLLPLELAFYLLRWLDPQTLLTCCLVCKQWNKVVNTCTEVWQGVCRDLGWRIDDSIQDAGHWKRVYLKAKRRMKQLQEEDAFETSSLIGHSARVYALYYKDGLLCTGSDDLSAKLWDVRTGQCIYGIQTHTCATVKFDEQKLVTGSFDNTIACWEWSTGAKIQQFRGHTGAVFSVDYNDELDTLVSGSADFTVKVWALSAGACLNTLTGHTEWVTKVLLQKSQVESMMHSPGDYILLSADKYEIKVWPIGREINCTCLKTLSVSEDRSVCLQPRLQFDGRYIVCSSDLGVYQWDFASFDVLRVIKPHQDPASPSLLSFGEVFALLFDNHHLYVMDLRTEAITGRWPLPAYRKSKRGSSFLPGITSWLNGFDGKNDAGLVFATSMPDHSIHLVLWKENG; encoded by the exons ATGGAGAAGGAGGCCTTCGAGGGATGGCTGGAGTCGGTCTCCACCTCCTTCTTGGCACTGAATGACCAGCAACGCAATCATCTGCTGGACCACCTGATCTCTCTGAGTGGCGCAGTTCAACTCCGGCACCTTTCCAATGGACTGGAGGCACTGCTGAAGCGTGACTTCCTGCGCCTCTTACCCCTGGAGCTGGCCTTCTACCTGCTGCGCTGGCTTGACCCTCAGACGCTGCTCACTTGCTGCTTGGTATGCAAGCAATGGAACAAAGTAGTCAACACCTGCACTGAAGTGTGGCAAGGTGTGTGTAGAGACCTGGGCTGGCGAATCGACGACTCCATCCAGGATGCTGGCCACTGGAAACGCGTCTACCTTAAGGCCAAGCGTCGCATGAAACAGCTGCAAGAGGAGGATGCATTTGAGACCAGCTCCTTGATTGGGCACAGCGCTCGAGTGTATGCCTTGTACTACAAGGATGGCCTCCTCTGCACAG GTTCTGATGACCTGTCAGCCAAACTGTGGGATGTCCGCACTGGCCAGTGTATCTACGGCATCCAGACACACACCTGTGCTACTGTGAAGTTTGATGAGCAAAAACTAGTGACGGGGTCATTTGACAACACCATTGCATGCTGGGAATGGAGTACAGGCGCCAAAATCCAGCAGTTCCGTGGACACACTGGTGCAG tGTTCAGCGTAGACTACAATGATGAGTTGGACACACTGGTAAGCGGTTCTGCAGACTTTACTGTCAAAGTGTGGGCTCTGTCAGCCGGAGCATGTCTCAACACCCTCACTGGGCACACGGAGTGGGTTACTAAG GTACTACTTCAGAAAAGCCAAGTTGAGTCCATGATGCACAGTCCTGGGGACTACATCTTACTGAGTGCAGATAAATATGAAATCAAG GTGTGGCCTATAGGGAGAGAGATCAACTGTACGTGCTTAAAGACTCTGTCCGTGTCTGAGGATCGCAGTGTCTGTCTGCAGCCCCGTCTACAGTTTGATGGCCGCTACATTGTCTGCAGTTCAGACCTTGGTGTCTACCAGTGGGACTTTGCCAGTTTTGATGTGCTAAG AGTTATCAAACCACATCAAGACCCAGCCAGTCCCTCCCTTCTAAGCTTTGGTGAGGTATTCGCTCTACTGTTTGACAACCACCACTTGTATGTAATGGACCTGAGGACTGAAGCCATCACAGGCCGTTGGCCGCTGCCAGCCTACCGCAAATCCAAAAGAggctccagtttccttccaggAATCACCTCATGGCTCAATGGCTTTGACGGCAAGAACGATGCCGGCCTGGTGTTCGCCACCAGCATGCCGGACCATAGCATTCATCTGGTTCTGTGGAAGGAGAACGGCTGA